CCGACAAGCGCTGGACCATCTATCAGCGCATCTGCGACAAGGTCCTCTACCCGACCGCTGACCCCATGCCGGAGAAACTGATCTACCACTGAGCGTGCAGACAACTGATTGAGAGCTCATCCCTACCATGCTCGAGTAGGTGAAGCGTTCAGAAGTCAACACCTCTCACTGGGGATACCCGGCGCCGACGGCGTCGTGGCGTCCGCCACGCTTGAGACCAGGACTTATCTCGCAAGCTTCACCGCCCGGCATTACGGTAGGGATTTTTTCTGTCCCTGGTTTTTCGCCTCGACATCGATTACCTCGATGCGCAGCGTGTCGAACGCCTTGACGAGCGCGTGCCACTTCGCGCCCTCGATGTCGAGCGCGATGTGCGTCGGGTCCGCCGGCACCTGCCCGTACGTCGGATCCACGTCGACCCAGGACCCGACGTAGACCTGCGCCCACCGGTGCATGCCGAACGTGCGCTCCGCCGGTCCGGCGTACACATAGCCGTCCACCTGGCGCGCCGGCACCCCGGCGGCCCTGCAGAGCGCAACGAACAGCAGCGTATGCTCCGTGCAGTCGCCCTCGAGGCGCCGGAGCACGTCGAGCGCCGTCCGGGAGTTGCGTCGGCTCGATGCCTGGACGTGACGCTGCACCCAGCGGCAGATCGCCCGCGCCCGTTCGAGCGGGTCGTCGCCCTCGTCGACGATCAACCTCGCCCGGCGCCGAACGCTCCGGTGATCCGACTGGAACTCCTCGGTCGCTTCGAGGTGCTCAGCCAGCTTGGCCCGATCCTCGTCGCTGATGGCGGGCTCGGCCGGCATCGCGGACGCGGTGAGCGTCACGACAAGCGCACCGTTTTCCCGGCGCTGCACACGTTGGGTGGGGCGTTCGACCAGCAAGCCGTCCGGCATGCCCGCAATCGCCAGCGTCAGCCGCGCGATCTCGGCGCCCTTGACGTCGAGCCCTTCGACGCGCACCTCGCGGCGCACCTCGTACAGCTCACGTCGCCCGGGCGGGCGTGTGGCCTCCTTCTCGTCCTCGAGCCGGACCTCTAATACATCGCTGAGTGCCGCGCGAATGAGTGTGCCGTCCTCGAGATAACGAAGGGTCCGCGCCATGTCCCGGTGCGGCCGCGTCACGACAAACACACGCTGCTGCACCCCGGCCCATTGCTCCTCGACGACCCCCTTGACGGTCGCCGTGTGCTCAACGTCTTCGAGCACATTGGCGTCGAACTCGACGTACGTCGCCGTCTCGCCCGGCTTGCCGCCGCGCCGCACGAGCGCGCCCAGGGCACAGCGGTCGCGCAGCGTCTCCATCGAGGCCGGCACGCGCTTGGCCGTTGTGCGGCCCCCGGCGACGCGCGTCACGGTGAATTCGTCGCCGTCCCGTTCGACGCGCAGCCGTTCCGAGACGTTATCCGACCACTCTTCGCTCTCGACCAGCAGCAACCGGTACGGTGGATGCGCCTCGAAGATCCGGCGCTCTTCAAAGCGCATGGTGGAACGCTCGCCGCCGACCTGCATCGCGAGCCGCAGGGCCACGCGTTCAATAAGCACCGGGGCGCCATCGCGCTCGGCCGGCTCGAAGCGTGTGGACGTATACCCGGCTTTGCGGTCGACCACATAGACTCCGTACCATGTCGTGCCGACCAGTGCGTCAAGGTCGAGGGGCTCGTCGGAGGCCTCATCGTTCGCTCGGATACAGACCGGCAACGTGAGGCACAGCACGAGAAACGTGCACACAGCCACCGTCGGCAGGCGCATGGTCACGCCTCCCGCGGCGGCCTGTCGGGGGTTCCCGTCTGTCTCACGACGGGGAACAGCGCAATGATCCGGTCAATGAATGCCTCGAATTCCTCGCGCGTGATCTTGCGCATCGAGGCCTCGATGTAGAAGTCGTGCAGCACCTCGGCGATCTGCTCGCGCATGCTCATGGCGCCTCCTCGATGTCCGCCGGCATCATGTTGACGCCATGATACAGCAGCAGTGGGGTCAAACCAAGGCAGGGATCAGTCCGCGATGCCGCGGCGGGCGTGCCGTTGCACTTTCTCGACGAGCTCGTCCATCGGGAACGGCTTTCTGATGAAATCGACGACGTCGGGGAACTCGGCCATCTCGTCGGCCGACAGGTCGTCCATGCTCGCCATGACGATCACAGGCACCTCGATGGCTTCGGCGCCCATCAGGATGAGCAGCTCAGCCCCGGTGAGCCGCGGCAGGTCCATCGACAGCAACATCAGCCGGCATTGCGGATTGCGCAGATGGTCGAAGGCGTCCACGGCATTGCTCGCCCCCGCGACGGTGTAGCCGAGCCGCTCGAGGCTGCCCCCGATCGACTCGACCAGCGCCTT
The nucleotide sequence above comes from Verrucomicrobiota bacterium. Encoded proteins:
- a CDS encoding response regulator, whose protein sequence is MMILVVDDSKALVESIGGSLERLGYTVAGASNAVDAFDHLRNPQCRLMLLSMDLPRLTGAELLILMGAEAIEVPVIVMASMDDLSADEMAEFPDVVDFIRKPFPMDELVEKVQRHARRGIAD
- a CDS encoding transglutaminase domain-containing protein, translating into MRLPTVAVCTFLVLCLTLPVCIRANDEASDEPLDLDALVGTTWYGVYVVDRKAGYTSTRFEPAERDGAPVLIERVALRLAMQVGGERSTMRFEERRIFEAHPPYRLLLVESEEWSDNVSERLRVERDGDEFTVTRVAGGRTTAKRVPASMETLRDRCALGALVRRGGKPGETATYVEFDANVLEDVEHTATVKGVVEEQWAGVQQRVFVVTRPHRDMARTLRYLEDGTLIRAALSDVLEVRLEDEKEATRPPGRRELYEVRREVRVEGLDVKGAEIARLTLAIAGMPDGLLVERPTQRVQRRENGALVVTLTASAMPAEPAISDEDRAKLAEHLEATEEFQSDHRSVRRRARLIVDEGDDPLERARAICRWVQRHVQASSRRNSRTALDVLRRLEGDCTEHTLLFVALCRAAGVPARQVDGYVYAGPAERTFGMHRWAQVYVGSWVDVDPTYGQVPADPTHIALDIEGAKWHALVKAFDTLRIEVIDVEAKNQGQKKSLP